From one Polynucleobacter sp. UK-FUSCHL-C3 genomic stretch:
- the aroA gene encoding 3-phosphoshikimate 1-carboxyvinyltransferase, with translation MASPAIQIGPFQGAKGQITLPGSKSISNRVLLLAALAKGTTTLKQLLDADDTQVMRKALRQLGVQLEDHGLDCIVNGCGGLFPNKETDLFMGNAGTVIRPLTAALVMQQGNYRLSGVPRMHERPIGDLVDGLRQVGAQIDYEKEVGYPPLLIHQSVISIPEAIQVRGDVSSQFLTALLMALPLIARKAVRIEVLGELISRPYIDITTKLMARFGVEVSCPDGNTFVIAPTEAGAVYTSPQTLYVEGDASSASYFLAAGVLGQGPVRILGVGKTSIQGDIAFADAIEKMGAVVERGDHYLQTSGVRHGQLNGITIDCTAIPDAAMTLAVMALFAKGKTRLEKIASWRVKETDRIAAMAKELRKLGTQVIEGPDFIEIHPLGQQDWQSPVNGIDTYDDHRMAMCFSLCAFGPKQIQINDPHCVAKTFPHYFSELASITY, from the coding sequence ATGGCCAGTCCAGCAATTCAGATTGGACCATTTCAGGGGGCAAAAGGTCAGATTACCTTACCGGGCTCTAAAAGTATTTCAAATCGTGTTCTATTGCTAGCCGCTCTTGCCAAAGGAACCACAACCCTTAAGCAATTACTGGATGCCGATGATACGCAGGTGATGCGCAAGGCCTTACGTCAACTTGGTGTCCAGCTTGAAGATCATGGTCTTGATTGCATTGTGAACGGATGTGGTGGGTTATTTCCAAATAAAGAAACTGATTTATTCATGGGTAATGCTGGGACCGTAATACGTCCATTAACTGCAGCATTAGTAATGCAGCAGGGCAATTACCGTTTATCGGGCGTACCCCGAATGCATGAGCGCCCAATTGGTGATTTGGTTGATGGGCTGCGGCAAGTGGGTGCACAAATTGATTACGAAAAAGAAGTGGGGTATCCGCCGTTGTTGATTCATCAGAGTGTGATTAGCATTCCGGAGGCGATTCAGGTTAGGGGTGATGTATCGAGCCAATTCTTAACAGCCTTATTGATGGCGCTTCCATTAATAGCTCGCAAAGCAGTTCGGATTGAGGTGCTCGGAGAATTAATTTCTCGACCATACATTGATATCACTACGAAGCTTATGGCACGTTTTGGTGTTGAGGTGAGCTGTCCAGATGGAAATACCTTTGTGATTGCTCCCACTGAGGCGGGTGCTGTCTATACCAGCCCACAGACTTTGTATGTTGAGGGCGATGCCTCATCAGCATCCTATTTCTTGGCGGCCGGAGTTTTAGGACAAGGACCGGTACGTATTTTAGGAGTGGGTAAGACCAGCATTCAAGGTGACATTGCCTTTGCAGATGCGATTGAAAAAATGGGTGCTGTGGTTGAGCGCGGCGACCATTATTTACAAACTAGTGGCGTTCGTCATGGCCAGTTAAATGGCATCACCATCGATTGCACTGCTATACCGGATGCTGCGATGACACTGGCAGTGATGGCACTCTTTGCCAAAGGCAAAACCCGTCTAGAAAAGATTGCGAGTTGGCGTGTTAAAGAAACCGACCGCATTGCAGCGATGGCAAAGGAGTTGCGAAAATTAGGAACCCAAGTTATTGAGGGCCCCGACTTTATTGAGATTCATCCCTTGGGTCAGCAAGATTGGCAATCACCGGTCAATGGAATTGATACCTACGATGATCATCGTATGGCCATGTGCTTTTCATTGTGCGCATTTGGTCCCAAGCAAATTCAAATTAATGATCCTCATTGCGTTGCTAAAACCTTCCCCCACTATTTCTCTGAGCTAGCCAGTATTACGTATTAA